The following are encoded in a window of uncultured Sphaerochaeta sp. genomic DNA:
- a CDS encoding diaminopropionate ammonia-lyase: MTGTHQEISYIVREPRQKNTRLAEELFSMKQAQCSRRFHRQIPGYRMSPLQGLPNLAAMFGVGGIWTKDESSRLQLNSFKVLGGSFALYRYLQKLLGLSGPDTSFEYLASQEVKDKVGDLTFASATDGNHGRGIAWAAKRLGFKCVIYVHSETSTRRIDAIKSNGAKVVIVDGNYDDAVRQVAIDAEANGWTIISDTSWDNYTEIPTWIMQGYLTLLAETQEQFTGVGIVKPTHLFIQAGVGALAASVIGFYHALFGQDAPKCIVVEPDKAPCIYESALAGDGKPHSVGGSLDTIMAGLACGDPSPIAWEILNEDADAFIKVPDYVAAKGMRMYATPLNGDPLIISGESGAVTLGAFASIMQYSGLEELKDALGLDEESQVLFINTEGNTDPIHFRQIIWEGANPVPKEYWHNL, translated from the coding sequence ATGACCGGTACACATCAGGAAATATCGTACATTGTTCGTGAGCCCCGCCAGAAGAACACCCGCCTGGCTGAGGAACTCTTTTCCATGAAACAAGCCCAGTGCTCCCGCCGATTCCATCGACAGATCCCAGGCTACAGAATGAGTCCACTGCAGGGACTGCCCAATCTGGCAGCAATGTTCGGTGTTGGCGGTATCTGGACCAAGGATGAGTCAAGTCGCCTGCAATTGAATAGTTTTAAGGTTCTAGGTGGCTCCTTTGCCCTATACCGGTATCTCCAGAAATTGTTGGGTCTCTCTGGCCCTGACACCTCCTTTGAGTATCTTGCCAGCCAGGAAGTCAAGGATAAGGTTGGTGATCTTACCTTCGCCAGTGCAACCGACGGAAACCATGGAAGGGGAATTGCTTGGGCGGCAAAACGCCTGGGCTTCAAATGTGTCATCTACGTTCACTCTGAAACAAGTACCCGTCGTATTGATGCGATCAAGAGCAATGGTGCCAAGGTCGTGATCGTGGACGGCAACTATGATGATGCAGTTCGTCAGGTTGCCATCGATGCAGAGGCGAACGGTTGGACCATCATCAGTGATACCAGCTGGGACAACTATACCGAAATCCCTACCTGGATCATGCAGGGTTATCTTACCTTGCTTGCAGAAACCCAGGAGCAGTTCACCGGTGTTGGAATTGTGAAGCCGACCCATCTTTTCATCCAGGCAGGCGTTGGTGCCTTGGCTGCTTCTGTAATTGGTTTCTATCATGCCCTCTTTGGCCAGGATGCACCAAAATGCATCGTGGTTGAGCCGGACAAAGCACCCTGTATCTATGAAAGCGCGCTTGCCGGGGATGGGAAACCTCACTCTGTTGGTGGTTCTCTCGATACCATCATGGCAGGACTTGCCTGTGGTGACCCGAGTCCCATTGCATGGGAGATTCTCAACGAGGATGCTGATGCCTTCATCAAGGTCCCCGATTATGTAGCTGCAAAGGGTATGAGAATGTATGCAACCCCGCTCAATGGCGATCCGCTCATCATCAGTGGAGAGAGTGGGGCGGTGACGCTCGGTGCCTTTGCTTCCATCATGCAGTATTCAGGACTCGAAGAGCTGAAGGATGCACTGGGCTTGGATGAGGAGAGCCAGGTGCTTTTCATCAATACAGAGGGAAATACCGATCCGATCCATTTCCGCCAGATCATCTGGGAAGGTGCCAATCCAGTTCCCAAGGAGTACTGGCATAATCTGTAG
- a CDS encoding FAD:protein FMN transferase, with protein MLGTVCKITIYDHPSEEAFSAAFDRIREIENHMSLHTDSSEIALVNANAGKQAVQVSPDTFAVIEKALEIARLSEGAFDPTIAPLVQAWDIGGENARRPPDEEIAALLPLVDYTKVILDPETREVYLPVEGMALDLGGIAKGYAADEVKQILLDHGVNKAIVNLGGNVLTLGRKIDGSLWRIGIQDPDDGRGAYVMIVELDDTSLVTSGPYERFLEIEGETYHHILNTKTGFPVESDFTSVSIITQSSFLADALSTSVYALGYEKGMDLINSLDGVQAVFLTDDKEVVLSEKASDGELVYSLTDETYRIKE; from the coding sequence ATGCTGGGGACCGTCTGCAAGATTACCATCTACGACCACCCCAGCGAGGAAGCGTTCTCTGCTGCCTTTGACCGGATCAGGGAGATTGAGAACCATATGAGTCTCCATACAGACTCCAGTGAGATTGCCTTGGTCAATGCCAATGCAGGCAAGCAAGCCGTACAGGTTTCTCCTGATACCTTTGCAGTAATCGAGAAAGCACTGGAAATAGCACGCCTGAGTGAGGGAGCGTTCGACCCAACCATTGCCCCGCTTGTACAAGCCTGGGACATTGGTGGGGAGAATGCGAGAAGACCACCCGATGAGGAGATTGCAGCCTTGCTTCCCTTGGTTGACTACACCAAAGTCATCCTAGATCCGGAAACGCGAGAAGTATATCTGCCCGTAGAGGGAATGGCGCTCGACCTCGGAGGTATCGCCAAAGGGTATGCAGCTGATGAGGTGAAACAAATTCTTCTTGATCATGGAGTCAATAAAGCCATTGTGAATCTCGGGGGAAATGTCCTGACGTTGGGAAGGAAAATTGATGGATCCCTCTGGAGAATTGGGATTCAGGACCCAGATGATGGCCGGGGTGCCTATGTGATGATCGTGGAGCTCGATGATACCTCCTTGGTTACCAGTGGACCGTATGAGCGATTCCTCGAGATTGAAGGGGAAACCTATCATCATATCCTGAACACCAAGACCGGGTTTCCTGTAGAAAGTGATTTCACCAGTGTAAGTATCATAACCCAAAGTTCTTTCCTCGCAGATGCACTTTCCACCAGTGTCTATGCCTTGGGGTATGAGAAAGGTATGGACCTGATCAACAGCCTTGATGGCGTACAAGCAGTATTCCTCACCGATGACAAGGAAGTGGTACTCAGTGAGAAGGCATCTGATGGTGAACTTGTATATTCCCTTACAGATGAAACGTATCGCATAAAAGAGTAG
- a CDS encoding SIS domain-containing protein: protein MNETSNVIRDQVFSLPRLLRQQYNDLEPKTRKVLTTPQIFSVQRIVLTGCGDSYAAGMVMQRVFERLTRLPVELVTAVDLARFYDEKRLGDAPNNPLVIAVSNSGSGARVGEAVQRARKHKAFVLGVTKSAETLLGQNSDAVVPLSIPSFPSAPGTRSYLVSLLALLLLAIRIGEVRGCYTMDHATLMRKDILDQADRLDEMLPSIDMHMLDVAKRWKHLEAWDFVGAGSDYATAWFGQAKVMEATGQYAMHINSEEWLHLNFFMRKSTQLATVVVASADNAALSRTKEMLSYAKTLQRPLLLVTDSIQQDVEGTQVLYPARTVSDSLSLFQFVPISLLVGYVMQLIGEEHGRGCTGLWEFCQGGAAVKHSKIEIL from the coding sequence ATGAACGAGACGAGTAATGTGATAAGGGATCAGGTTTTCAGCCTCCCCAGGCTGCTGAGGCAGCAATATAACGACCTTGAGCCAAAGACAAGGAAGGTGTTGACTACACCGCAGATATTTTCAGTACAACGAATCGTCCTCACTGGGTGCGGAGATTCCTATGCAGCTGGTATGGTAATGCAGAGAGTCTTTGAACGACTGACTCGGTTGCCTGTGGAACTGGTAACAGCCGTTGATCTGGCGCGGTTCTACGATGAGAAACGGCTTGGGGATGCCCCTAATAACCCGTTGGTTATTGCTGTAAGTAACAGCGGAAGTGGTGCGCGAGTGGGCGAAGCTGTTCAACGGGCAAGAAAACATAAAGCGTTCGTCCTGGGAGTTACAAAATCAGCAGAGACACTGCTGGGACAGAACTCCGATGCCGTCGTACCGCTCTCCATTCCATCTTTTCCCAGTGCTCCTGGAACCCGGTCATATTTGGTGTCACTTCTGGCTTTGTTGTTGCTTGCAATCAGGATCGGGGAAGTTCGCGGATGTTATACGATGGACCATGCCACATTGATGAGAAAGGACATTCTTGATCAAGCTGATCGCTTGGATGAGATGCTTCCTTCCATTGATATGCATATGCTTGATGTCGCAAAACGATGGAAGCACCTGGAAGCTTGGGACTTTGTAGGAGCGGGAAGTGACTATGCCACCGCTTGGTTTGGACAGGCAAAGGTCATGGAAGCTACTGGACAGTATGCCATGCATATAAACAGTGAAGAGTGGCTTCATCTGAATTTCTTCATGAGAAAAAGCACGCAATTGGCGACTGTTGTGGTTGCTTCTGCTGACAATGCCGCGTTGAGTCGGACCAAGGAGATGCTTTCGTACGCTAAGACTCTTCAGCGACCGCTGCTTCTTGTGACTGATTCCATACAACAGGATGTGGAGGGAACCCAGGTTCTATACCCCGCAAGGACAGTATCCGACTCCCTCAGCCTTTTCCAGTTTGTACCCATCAGCCTGCTAGTTGGCTATGTGATGCAGCTGATTGGTGAGGAGCATGGAAGAGGATGTACCGGTCTTTGGGAGTTTTGCCAAGGCGGTGCAGCAGTGAAGCATAGCAAGATTGAGATTCTGTAG
- the ablB gene encoding putative beta-lysine N-acetyltransferase — MGDTNDTLLHLDGALVQHGKSNDRIYLMDPGTADASLLVPKLVKLAEENGYGKIFTKIPASISAPFLEAGFLIEASAEKLFHGEEEGLFLGKFLDKKRQEEKLCSEYESVLALALSVKQRKPSQKYSVRLCSKEDAASMATIYGKVFDSYPFPIDDSSFIMKTMDEGTIYAGIEEDGNLVALASGECSFKEDKRFSEMTDFATLPNKRGNGYALHLLAFLEDELRKRGILTAYTIARAISPGMNITFAKAGYTYGGRLHNNTNIAGTIESMNVWFKSLV; from the coding sequence ATGGGTGATACAAACGACACCTTGTTGCACTTGGATGGGGCGCTTGTCCAGCATGGGAAGAGCAATGACCGGATCTACTTGATGGATCCGGGCACTGCTGATGCTTCGCTCCTGGTTCCCAAATTGGTGAAATTGGCAGAAGAAAACGGTTACGGGAAGATTTTCACCAAGATTCCCGCCTCTATCTCTGCGCCATTTCTGGAAGCTGGCTTCTTGATCGAGGCATCGGCAGAAAAGCTCTTTCACGGCGAGGAAGAGGGGCTTTTCCTTGGAAAGTTCCTTGACAAGAAACGCCAGGAAGAGAAGCTCTGTTCTGAATATGAAAGCGTGCTTGCATTGGCTCTCTCTGTTAAGCAAAGAAAACCAAGCCAGAAATACTCTGTACGTCTATGCTCCAAAGAGGATGCTGCGTCAATGGCAACAATCTATGGCAAGGTCTTTGACTCCTACCCCTTCCCGATCGATGACTCATCGTTCATCATGAAAACCATGGATGAGGGTACCATCTACGCTGGAATTGAGGAGGATGGCAATCTTGTTGCGCTGGCCTCAGGAGAGTGCAGCTTCAAGGAAGATAAACGCTTCTCTGAGATGACTGATTTTGCCACCCTACCCAATAAACGCGGTAACGGGTATGCCCTCCACTTACTTGCATTCCTGGAAGATGAGCTTAGGAAGAGAGGAATTCTCACAGCCTACACCATTGCAAGGGCTATCTCACCTGGTATGAATATCACCTTCGCAAAGGCTGGCTACACCTATGGTGGCAGATTACACAACAATACCAATATAGCAGGAACTATCGAGAGTATGAATGTGTGGTTTAAAAGCTTGGTTTGA
- a CDS encoding sensor histidine kinase: MVESERSRRTTPFERALYGYAGFLLALGLVEFLLTYGFNSGESTRAFEFYRTFFVFFAFYCFCIFLLTQSRNLLAILLLIFLSLTALWVIGYSLNDFLTIRLSLFLAFQSVLLVCCSFPFSLILCPILSTTGVALLQLPRLLGENELNLALRSAEIPELWAFFAISLSAALLQVGLTQYRQLYLKGQEQIVILNTTITKLTVFSQSLQSYARTAEIEAAKKERFRISREIHDISGYMFTNIIAMMDAIVSTGCRNSEKTSEMCSAARSQAQEGLTETRKALHLLRTNEQDRETGIKAIYKIKKIFEGTTGVTVDIEAGNLPASFGDEIDLVLYRVVQEGLTNALRHGHATQVRMLFWIIRDQVQVIILDNGSGAKKIVKGIGLAGMEERISKLGGTVHAENAPEGGFQLTVTIPLQKEHTHDSNSVG; this comes from the coding sequence ATGGTTGAAAGTGAGCGATCCAGAAGAACGACACCCTTTGAGCGTGCCCTGTATGGTTACGCAGGATTCCTTCTTGCCCTCGGTCTTGTCGAGTTTCTCCTTACCTATGGATTCAACAGTGGAGAGAGTACCCGAGCGTTTGAGTTCTATCGTACCTTTTTTGTCTTCTTTGCTTTCTACTGTTTTTGCATCTTCCTGCTTACCCAATCGCGGAATCTACTGGCAATTCTCCTGTTGATTTTCCTCTCCCTTACCGCCCTATGGGTTATTGGATACTCATTAAACGATTTTCTCACCATTCGTCTCTCACTCTTCCTGGCTTTCCAGAGTGTACTGCTTGTCTGTTGCTCCTTCCCTTTCAGTCTGATTCTCTGCCCCATCCTATCAACCACAGGAGTAGCTTTGTTGCAACTTCCCAGACTGCTTGGGGAGAATGAACTGAATCTCGCTCTCAGGAGTGCAGAAATTCCCGAGCTTTGGGCATTCTTTGCTATCTCATTAAGTGCTGCACTCTTGCAAGTAGGACTTACACAGTACCGACAACTCTATCTGAAGGGGCAAGAGCAAATCGTAATCCTGAATACTACCATTACCAAGCTCACCGTCTTCAGCCAGAGCCTGCAATCCTACGCAAGAACTGCGGAGATTGAGGCCGCAAAAAAGGAGCGCTTTCGTATCAGTCGGGAAATCCATGACATCAGTGGGTATATGTTCACCAATATCATTGCAATGATGGACGCCATTGTCTCAACTGGATGTAGAAACAGTGAGAAAACCAGTGAGATGTGCTCAGCTGCGCGCAGCCAAGCACAAGAAGGATTGACAGAAACCAGGAAGGCTCTTCACTTGCTCAGGACCAATGAACAGGATCGGGAGACTGGAATTAAGGCAATCTACAAGATCAAGAAGATTTTTGAGGGGACTACCGGGGTTACCGTGGATATTGAGGCAGGAAATCTACCTGCCTCCTTCGGTGATGAGATCGATCTGGTCTTGTATAGAGTGGTACAAGAAGGGCTGACCAACGCCCTGCGGCATGGACATGCGACGCAGGTCAGGATGCTCTTCTGGATTATCAGAGACCAGGTACAAGTAATCATCCTGGACAATGGTAGTGGAGCAAAGAAAATTGTCAAAGGTATTGGACTTGCCGGCATGGAGGAGCGAATCAGCAAGCTCGGCGGTACAGTCCATGCAGAGAATGCCCCGGAGGGAGGCTTCCAACTAACCGTTACCATCCCACTGCAAAAGGAGCACACACATGATTCGAATTCTGTTGGTTGA
- a CDS encoding nucleoside 2-deoxyribosyltransferase, giving the protein MNPYAGYGLYIAGPQCFYERGYSMWHSYRKLAEYYGFTVVLPNDTPLDLTHEDLRDNAREIFANLQEVIQQTNIIIADLDFFRSSEPDCGTLFELGMVHGAGGLLYGFTRDKRSMAIKNQFAYLHQGSIYAQGGEPHPYADLPYAPSLTASTKIVEGSFDDCLQLVMSDLEERRKQGIKPPAFVTLPSQNGGKTRVFLSGPDRYRQNAEERYQVMKELCAQSGFVGISPLDGLPDLNDVVDPYERAYRMWKHSQELLASCDIFLGDLQDYHGWEPLNDTAFEAGLAWRLAKRCFCYMPDARIMRDRIPNIEGLDVAGNIVENFNFPVNLMFSASMPILEGDLEAVLAQMSAQLG; this is encoded by the coding sequence ATGAATCCATACGCAGGATACGGTCTCTATATTGCAGGACCACAATGTTTCTATGAACGGGGTTACAGTATGTGGCATTCGTACAGGAAACTGGCTGAGTATTATGGTTTTACTGTGGTTCTTCCCAACGATACACCACTGGATCTGACGCATGAGGACCTACGGGATAATGCAAGGGAAATTTTTGCAAATCTCCAGGAGGTAATCCAACAAACAAATATCATCATTGCTGATTTGGATTTCTTTAGGAGCAGTGAACCTGATTGTGGAACGCTCTTTGAGTTGGGTATGGTGCATGGTGCTGGAGGGCTTCTTTATGGGTTTACCCGTGATAAACGCTCGATGGCTATCAAGAATCAATTTGCATATCTGCATCAAGGTAGTATCTACGCACAAGGTGGGGAGCCTCATCCCTATGCTGATCTTCCCTATGCTCCAAGCCTCACTGCTTCTACAAAAATTGTTGAAGGCTCATTTGACGACTGTTTGCAACTGGTCATGAGTGATTTGGAAGAAAGAAGAAAACAGGGAATAAAACCCCCTGCCTTTGTCACCCTACCCAGTCAGAATGGAGGAAAAACACGGGTGTTTCTCTCTGGCCCTGATCGATATCGACAGAATGCTGAGGAACGATATCAAGTAATGAAGGAACTCTGTGCACAGTCTGGTTTTGTCGGCATTTCACCATTGGATGGATTGCCAGACCTCAATGATGTTGTCGATCCTTATGAAAGAGCCTACAGAATGTGGAAGCATTCCCAGGAATTGCTAGCCTCATGTGATATTTTCCTAGGTGATTTGCAAGATTATCATGGTTGGGAACCTCTTAACGACACTGCTTTCGAGGCAGGCTTGGCATGGAGACTGGCAAAACGTTGTTTTTGCTATATGCCGGATGCAAGAATCATGCGAGATCGTATTCCCAATATTGAAGGATTGGATGTTGCAGGAAATATTGTAGAGAATTTCAATTTTCCAGTTAATTTGATGTTTAGTGCATCAATGCCCATACTTGAAGGAGATTTGGAAGCGGTTTTAGCACAGATGTCAGCACAGTTAGGTTGA
- a CDS encoding response regulator transcription factor, which translates to MIRILLVDDQPLFVQSLRMSLESYVDDFQVIGIAKNGTSAIQMALEEVPDVILMDVHLPDINGVEATREILKQNASIKVVMLSTYDEDEYVREALRIGSAGYLLKDISPTELIAAIRALQSGLVQISPKIAAKLINTMYDGTSPKIPEVSGSFEWFDTLTSREKEIFGLIATGYDNQQIADRLFLAEQTVRNNISSIYSKLEVKDRFEIIRLANTIHYH; encoded by the coding sequence ATGATTCGAATTCTGTTGGTTGATGACCAGCCACTCTTCGTCCAGAGCTTGAGAATGAGCTTGGAGAGCTATGTGGACGATTTCCAGGTAATAGGAATCGCGAAGAATGGAACCAGCGCCATACAGATGGCCCTGGAGGAAGTACCTGATGTAATACTGATGGATGTCCATCTTCCTGATATCAACGGGGTGGAAGCCACCCGGGAAATCCTCAAGCAAAACGCTTCTATCAAAGTGGTCATGCTTTCCACCTATGATGAGGATGAGTATGTGAGGGAGGCCTTGCGAATTGGGTCAGCCGGGTATCTTTTGAAGGATATATCCCCTACTGAATTGATAGCCGCCATCAGGGCTTTGCAATCAGGACTGGTACAGATTTCCCCAAAGATCGCAGCCAAGTTGATCAATACCATGTACGATGGAACCAGCCCGAAAATTCCTGAGGTATCCGGTAGTTTTGAATGGTTCGATACCCTAACATCACGTGAGAAAGAGATTTTTGGCCTCATTGCCACCGGCTATGACAACCAACAGATTGCAGACCGACTTTTTCTTGCAGAGCAGACGGTACGTAACAATATCAGCTCGATTTACTCAAAATTGGAAGTGAAAGATCGCTTTGAGATCATACGCCTGGCCAATACCATTCACTATCACTAG
- the ablA gene encoding lysine 2,3-aminomutase — protein sequence MQFTDSEQQIVDRFDTDVSRERWRDWKWQLKHCIKDVATFEKLLDYTFPEAKRKDIEATIAKFPMAITPYYLSLIDTDNVENDPIFKQSFPDVRELDIADYDMEDPLHEDADSPVTGITHRYPDRVLFLISNTCAMYCRHCTRKRKVGDVDSIPDREQIKAGLDYIRSTPQVRDVLLSGGDPLMLSDDYLEWILSELRAIEHVEIIRIGTRIPVVLPYRVNEKLVNMLKKYHPLWINTQFNHPRELTKSSRKAVEMLADAGIPMGNQSVLLNDVNDCPRIMKKLVQKLTYSRVRPYYLYQCDLSEGLTHFRTSVGKGIEIMESLRGHTSGFCVPTYVIDAPGGGGKIPIMPNYILSWSTNKVILRNFEGVITTYREPDSYSSVMCDRNCEKCTLELKLDDSDEFKAYGIEKLLADYDDSYSLTPEGHVSVSEAYAEANGEEER from the coding sequence ATGCAATTTACCGATTCAGAACAGCAGATAGTAGACCGTTTCGACACTGATGTCAGCAGAGAACGCTGGCGTGACTGGAAATGGCAGCTCAAGCATTGCATCAAGGATGTTGCAACATTTGAGAAACTGCTTGACTATACTTTCCCGGAAGCGAAACGAAAGGACATTGAGGCAACTATTGCAAAATTTCCCATGGCCATCACGCCCTACTACTTATCGCTTATCGATACCGACAATGTGGAGAACGACCCAATTTTCAAGCAGTCGTTCCCCGATGTCCGGGAGTTGGATATTGCAGACTATGATATGGAAGATCCCTTGCACGAGGATGCAGACAGCCCGGTTACCGGTATTACGCACCGTTATCCAGACCGTGTCCTCTTCTTGATCAGCAATACCTGTGCAATGTATTGCCGTCACTGCACCAGGAAAAGAAAGGTCGGTGATGTGGACAGCATCCCAGACCGTGAACAGATAAAAGCAGGACTTGATTACATCAGAAGCACCCCGCAGGTTCGTGATGTCCTGCTCAGTGGTGGAGACCCCTTGATGCTCTCTGATGATTACCTTGAGTGGATTCTCTCAGAATTGAGAGCAATCGAACATGTTGAGATCATAAGAATCGGTACCAGGATTCCTGTGGTACTCCCCTACCGGGTGAATGAGAAGCTGGTGAATATGCTGAAGAAGTACCACCCCCTTTGGATCAACACCCAGTTCAACCACCCGCGAGAGCTCACCAAGTCCTCACGCAAGGCAGTTGAAATGCTTGCAGATGCAGGAATCCCCATGGGCAACCAGTCAGTTCTGCTTAATGACGTGAATGACTGCCCCAGAATCATGAAGAAACTTGTCCAGAAACTAACCTATAGCAGGGTAAGACCCTACTACCTTTACCAGTGTGACCTGTCTGAGGGACTCACTCACTTCAGGACCTCAGTCGGGAAGGGTATCGAGATCATGGAGAGCCTCAGGGGCCATACCAGTGGTTTCTGTGTACCAACGTATGTGATCGATGCGCCGGGCGGTGGTGGAAAGATTCCCATCATGCCCAACTACATTCTCTCCTGGTCCACGAACAAGGTAATTCTTCGTAATTTCGAGGGTGTCATCACTACCTATCGTGAACCAGACAGTTACTCATCCGTGATGTGTGATCGGAATTGTGAGAAATGCACCCTTGAGTTGAAACTGGATGACAGTGATGAGTTCAAGGCCTACGGTATTGAGAAGCTTTTGGCGGATTACGATGATAGTTACTCCCTGACACCAGAGGGGCATGTATCGGTAAGCGAGGCCTATGCTGAAGCCAACGGTGAAGAGGAGCGCTAG
- a CDS encoding nucleoside hydrolase has product MKKIILDCDPGMDDSMAIVMAAKSPDLALLAVTTVNGNYPVEVTSKNARKVLEMLGRTDIPVAKGMASPLVRDVPKDPFTHGADGQAENFLPEPTIPLSDLSASELIIRLVKQNPGEVHLIVTGPMTNIALAMKMDPSIKENIASIIAISGSFGLNEYAFLNATGDTPQSEWNVYVDPEAADIVYQSGVPLVALGLDVATHFSVNFSVETIDLFKRSEKREASFLAQAIRFVEGRGFEAYCTIIDCMAVAYAIDPTLVETFKGRVGIETKDGLTLGMTVLDRRHHHVWEHLPLVEIGKQADHQRFLDLLTQLVLA; this is encoded by the coding sequence ATGAAGAAGATTATTCTTGATTGCGATCCAGGAATGGATGATTCCATGGCAATTGTCATGGCAGCAAAATCTCCCGATCTTGCGCTTCTGGCGGTGACAACGGTAAATGGAAATTACCCTGTGGAAGTGACCAGCAAGAACGCTCGAAAGGTCTTGGAGATGCTCGGAAGGACTGATATCCCCGTAGCCAAAGGAATGGCTTCCCCCTTGGTGCGTGATGTGCCAAAAGATCCTTTCACCCATGGTGCAGATGGCCAGGCAGAAAACTTTCTTCCTGAGCCTACGATACCACTGAGTGATCTTAGTGCAAGTGAGTTGATTATTCGCTTGGTGAAGCAGAATCCTGGGGAGGTTCATCTCATTGTAACAGGTCCTATGACCAATATTGCACTGGCAATGAAGATGGATCCGTCCATAAAAGAAAATATTGCCTCAATTATCGCCATTAGCGGTTCCTTTGGTCTGAACGAGTATGCGTTTCTCAATGCCACGGGGGATACTCCCCAGAGTGAATGGAATGTCTATGTAGATCCTGAAGCCGCCGATATCGTTTACCAGAGTGGAGTTCCCTTGGTTGCCTTGGGACTGGATGTCGCAACCCATTTTTCAGTTAATTTCTCAGTGGAAACGATTGACCTTTTCAAGAGAAGTGAAAAAAGGGAAGCTTCTTTCCTTGCCCAAGCTATTCGATTTGTGGAAGGAAGGGGTTTTGAGGCCTACTGCACCATTATCGATTGCATGGCAGTTGCCTATGCAATCGATCCTACGCTGGTTGAGACGTTCAAAGGTAGGGTAGGGATTGAAACCAAGGATGGTCTTACATTGGGAATGACGGTACTCGATAGACGCCATCACCATGTGTGGGAACATCTTCCACTTGTGGAAATTGGTAAACAAGCAGACCATCAGCGATTCCTTGATTTACTGACCCAATTGGTCTTGGCCTAA
- a CDS encoding secondary thiamine-phosphate synthase enzyme YjbQ: protein MLYHYQIETKEHDVVSLTDQVKESVEKSGVKSGLCVVYTPHTTAGLTVTSFWDPKGFEDIQDEIRRLVPTRIDFKHQHDTPQDAAGHVKSSLIGISLTFIIEDGSLLVGHSQGVYFLEFDGPRKREYYVKILSDGMER from the coding sequence ATGCTGTATCATTATCAAATTGAAACCAAAGAGCATGACGTGGTATCCCTCACCGACCAGGTGAAGGAGTCGGTGGAGAAGAGTGGTGTAAAAAGTGGACTATGTGTTGTATACACTCCACATACTACTGCAGGTCTTACCGTAACCTCCTTTTGGGATCCCAAGGGGTTTGAGGATATCCAGGATGAGATTCGTCGTCTTGTACCCACTCGCATCGATTTCAAACATCAGCATGATACTCCTCAGGATGCAGCAGGTCATGTGAAGTCCTCGCTGATTGGAATTTCCCTTACGTTTATCATAGAAGATGGCTCATTGTTGGTAGGACACTCCCAAGGGGTGTATTTCCTGGAGTTCGATGGTCCGAGAAAACGTGAGTATTATGTCAAGATTCTCAGTGATGGGATGGAGAGGTAA